One segment of Brassica napus cultivar Da-Ae chromosome C3, Da-Ae, whole genome shotgun sequence DNA contains the following:
- the LOC106389813 gene encoding splicing factor U2af large subunit A isoform X1, producing the protein MSDFEDHEGNVTAVDGFEADDNGGRGGEIEDQTDSKSQGETRDNDRESSRSKDREREKGSVDRSRDRSKERSRDRDRERRSRHRDRSRDRGDRRERGSRDRDDDHRRGSRDRDYDRRRDDRGDRRRHRSRSRSKDRSRRRSRSRSPSKTKRVSGFDMAPPASAMLATGAAVTGQVPPPPPTLPPAGMFPNIFPLQTGQAFGGLPMMPIQAMTQQATRHARRVYVGGLSPVANEQSVATFFSQVMAAVGGNTAGPGDAVVNVYINHEKKFAFVEMRSVEEASNAMSLDGIIFEGAPVKVRRPSDYNPSLAASLGPSQPSPHLNLAAVGLTPGASGGLEGPDRIFVGGLPYYFTEAQVRELLESFGALKGFDLVKDRETGNSKGYAFCVYQDVAVTDIACVALNGIKMGDKTLTVRRANQGAMQPKPEQESVLLHAQQQIAFQMNMFQPGPVATTVVCLTQVVTEDELKDDEEFEDIMEDMRQEGGKFGMLTSVVIPRPSPSGEPVPGLGKVFLKYVDTEGSSRARSGMNGRKFGGNEVVAVFYPEDKFDQGEYGA; encoded by the exons ATGTCTGACTTCGAAGATCACGAGGGAAACGTGACAGCTGTTGACGGCTTCGAGGCCGATGATAACGGCGGCCGCGGCGGAGAAATCGAGGATCAAACGGACTCTAAATCTCAG GGAGAAACACGTGACAATGACAGAGAGTCTTCGAGAAGTaaagatagagaaagagagaagggaTCTGTTGATCGAAGCAGAGACAGAAGCAAGGAGAGAAGTAGAGACAGGGATCGTGAGCGTCGTAGTCGCCACAGGGATCGTAGTAGAGACCGTGGTGATAGAAGAGAGCGTGGTAGTAGAGACCGCGATGATGACCACCGCAGAGGCAGCCGTGACCGTGACTATGATAG gcGTAGAGATGACAGAGGAGATAGACGCCGTCATAGGTCTCGATCTCGTTCCAAGGATAGATCTAGGCGCAGATCAAGGTCTCGATCTCCATCAAAAAC CAAGCGGGTCAGTGGATTCGATATGGCACCTCCAGCCTCTGCAATGTTAGCTACTGGTGCTGCTGTTACAG GCCAAGTACCTCCCCCACCACCAACACTTCCTCCGGCTGGAATGTTTCCCAACATATTTCCCTTACAGACTGGACAG GCATTTGGGGGACTCCCTATGATGCCAATTCAGGCTATGACACAGCAG GCGACTAGGCATGCTCGCAGAGTCTACGTTGGAGGGCTTTCCCCTGTGGCTAATGAACAG TCTGTGGCTACATTCTTTAGTCAAGTTATGGCTGCCGTTGGTGGAAACACCGCTGGTCCAGGTGATGCCGTTGTTAATGTTTACATAAACCACGAGAAGAAGTTTGCTTTTGTGGAGATGCGATCTGTTGAAGAGGCAAGTAACGCAATGTCCTTGGACGGGATCATATTTGAG GGAGCTCCAGTGAAGGTGAGGAGACCTAGTGACTATAACCCATCTCTAGCTGCGTCTCTTGGCCCAAGCCAGCCCAGTCCCCATCTAAACTTAGCTGCTGTTGGTCTGACTCCAGGTGCTTCCGGCGGTCTCGAGGGTCCAGACCGTATCTTCGTCGGTGGACTTCCGTATTACTTCACCGAGGCACAAGTCAGGGAGCTGTTGGAAAGCTTTGGAGCCCTAAAGGGGTTTGACCTTGTGAAAGATCGAGAAACTGGAAACTCCAAAGGATACGCCTTCTGTGTGTACCAAGATGTCGCCGTTACAGATATTGCCTGCGTTGCTCTGAACGGTATAAAAATGGGAGACAAGACTCTCACTGTGAGACGCGCTAACCAGGGAGCAATGCAGCCAAAACCTGAACAGGAGAGTGTGTTGTTGCATGCACAGCAGCAGATTGCTTTTCAG ATGAATATGTTCCAGCCGGGTCCAGTGGCAACTACAGTTGTATGTTTGACTCAAGTTGTTACTGAGGATGAGCTTAAAGACGATGAGGAGTTTGAAGATATAATGGAAGACATGAGACAAGAAGGCGGAAAGTTTG GTATGTTGACCAGCGTTGTGATTCCGCGTCCTAGCCCCAGCGGTGAGCCAGTGCCAGGCCTTGGCAAG GTGTTCTTGAAGTATGTTGATACTGAAGGTTCGTCGAGGGCAAGAAGCGGGATGAATGGTAGGAAGTTTGGTGGGAATGAAGTGGTTGCTGTGTTTTATCCAGAAGACAAGTTTGATCAGGGAGAGTATGGAGCCTGA
- the LOC106389813 gene encoding splicing factor U2af large subunit A isoform X2 — protein sequence MSDFEDHEGNVTAVDGFEADDNGGRGGEIEDQTDSKSQGETRDNDRESSRSKDREREKGSVDRSRDRSKERSRDRDRERRSRHRDRSRDRGDRRERGSRDRDDDHRRGSRDRDYDRRRDDRGDRRRHRSRSRSKDRSRRRSRSRSPSKTKRVSGFDMAPPASAMLATGAAVTGQVPPPPPTLPPAGMFPNIFPLQTGQAFGGLPMMPIQAMTQQATRHARRVYVGGLSPVANEQSVATFFSQVMAAVGGNTAGPGDAVVNVYINHEKKFAFVEMRSVEEASNAMSLDGIIFEGAPVKVRRPSDYNPSLAASLGPSQPSPHLNLAAVGLTPGASGGLEGPDRIFVGGLPYYFTEAQVRELLESFGALKGFDLVKDRETGNSKGYAFCVYQDVAVTDIACVALNGIKMGDKTLTVRRANQGAMQPKPEQESVLLHAQQQIAFQMNMFQPGPVATTVVCLTQVVTEDELKDDEEFEDIMEDMRQEGGKFAFCYKESAPNILRLETAYLIFFTNGYSLKTNVFVSVCLVYLECLLFNS from the exons ATGTCTGACTTCGAAGATCACGAGGGAAACGTGACAGCTGTTGACGGCTTCGAGGCCGATGATAACGGCGGCCGCGGCGGAGAAATCGAGGATCAAACGGACTCTAAATCTCAG GGAGAAACACGTGACAATGACAGAGAGTCTTCGAGAAGTaaagatagagaaagagagaagggaTCTGTTGATCGAAGCAGAGACAGAAGCAAGGAGAGAAGTAGAGACAGGGATCGTGAGCGTCGTAGTCGCCACAGGGATCGTAGTAGAGACCGTGGTGATAGAAGAGAGCGTGGTAGTAGAGACCGCGATGATGACCACCGCAGAGGCAGCCGTGACCGTGACTATGATAG gcGTAGAGATGACAGAGGAGATAGACGCCGTCATAGGTCTCGATCTCGTTCCAAGGATAGATCTAGGCGCAGATCAAGGTCTCGATCTCCATCAAAAAC CAAGCGGGTCAGTGGATTCGATATGGCACCTCCAGCCTCTGCAATGTTAGCTACTGGTGCTGCTGTTACAG GCCAAGTACCTCCCCCACCACCAACACTTCCTCCGGCTGGAATGTTTCCCAACATATTTCCCTTACAGACTGGACAG GCATTTGGGGGACTCCCTATGATGCCAATTCAGGCTATGACACAGCAG GCGACTAGGCATGCTCGCAGAGTCTACGTTGGAGGGCTTTCCCCTGTGGCTAATGAACAG TCTGTGGCTACATTCTTTAGTCAAGTTATGGCTGCCGTTGGTGGAAACACCGCTGGTCCAGGTGATGCCGTTGTTAATGTTTACATAAACCACGAGAAGAAGTTTGCTTTTGTGGAGATGCGATCTGTTGAAGAGGCAAGTAACGCAATGTCCTTGGACGGGATCATATTTGAG GGAGCTCCAGTGAAGGTGAGGAGACCTAGTGACTATAACCCATCTCTAGCTGCGTCTCTTGGCCCAAGCCAGCCCAGTCCCCATCTAAACTTAGCTGCTGTTGGTCTGACTCCAGGTGCTTCCGGCGGTCTCGAGGGTCCAGACCGTATCTTCGTCGGTGGACTTCCGTATTACTTCACCGAGGCACAAGTCAGGGAGCTGTTGGAAAGCTTTGGAGCCCTAAAGGGGTTTGACCTTGTGAAAGATCGAGAAACTGGAAACTCCAAAGGATACGCCTTCTGTGTGTACCAAGATGTCGCCGTTACAGATATTGCCTGCGTTGCTCTGAACGGTATAAAAATGGGAGACAAGACTCTCACTGTGAGACGCGCTAACCAGGGAGCAATGCAGCCAAAACCTGAACAGGAGAGTGTGTTGTTGCATGCACAGCAGCAGATTGCTTTTCAG ATGAATATGTTCCAGCCGGGTCCAGTGGCAACTACAGTTGTATGTTTGACTCAAGTTGTTACTGAGGATGAGCTTAAAGACGATGAGGAGTTTGAAGATATAATGGAAGACATGAGACAAGAAGGCGGAAAGTTTG CCTTTTGCTATAAAGAATCAGCCCCTAACATACTCAGACTGGAGACTgcatatcttatttttttcacaAATGGCTACTCTTTAAAAACTAACGTTTTTGTCTCTGTATGTCTCGTGTATTTGGAATGTTTGTTGTTTAACTCTTAA